One window of the Camelus dromedarius isolate mCamDro1 chromosome 15, mCamDro1.pat, whole genome shotgun sequence genome contains the following:
- the LOC105097223 gene encoding prolyl-tRNA synthetase associated domain-containing protein 1 has product MAGGELRAALEQRLSALAIRTEVVEHPEVFTVEEMMPHIQHLKGAHSKNLFLKDKKKKGYWLVTVLHDRQINLNDLAKQLGVGSGNLRFADETAMLEKLKVGQGCATPLALFCDDGDVKFVLDSAFLDGGHEKVYFHPMTNAATMGLSPEDFLTFVKKTGHDPIILNFD; this is encoded by the exons ATGGCGGGCGGCGAGTTGCGGGCGGCGCTGGAGCAGCGGCTCAGCGCCCTGGCCATCCGCACGGAGGTCGTGGAGCACCCGGAG gtgtttacagttgaagaaatgaTGCCTCATATCCAACATTTGAAAGGAGCACACAGTAAGAACTTATTtcttaaagacaaaaagaaaaaaggctattGGCTGGTGACAGTTCTTCATGATAGACAAATTAATTTGAATGATCTTGCCAAGCAGTTAGGTGTTGGGAGTGGAAATCTGCGGTTTGCTGATGAAACAGCCATGCTAGAAAAACTAAAAGTTGGCCAAGGTTGTGCCACACCGCTGGCACTCTTCTGTGATGATGGAGATGTGAAATTTGTTTTGGATTCTGCTTTTTTGGACGGTGGACATGAAAAGGTGTACTTTCATCCAATGACTAATGCTGCGACCATGGGATTGAGCCCTGAAGACTTTCTCACATTTGTGAAGAAGACAGGACATGATCCCATAATACTAAATTTTGATTAA